A window of Pelomonas sp. SE-A7 genomic DNA:
TGTTGCCGCCGGTCGCGCCTTCGGGCGTGGCGCAGCCCATCAGCACGTCTTCGATATGCGCTGCCTCAATGCCGGCGCGCTGCACCGCGGCCTGCACGGCATGGCCGCCCAGGGTGGCGCCATGGGTCATGTTGAAGGAACCCTTCCAGCTCTTGGTCAGCGGGGTGCGGGCGGTGGAAACAATCAGTGCCTTGCTCATGGTTCTTTGCTCCTGGCTGCTTATTCAGTGAAGCTCTTGCCCTGCTCGACCAGTCGAGCCAGGAGCGGAGCGGGTTGCCAGAAGTTGGCGTCGTCATGCGGGTTGCGGGCAAAGCGCTTCATGGTCTGCACCACGTTGTAGAGGCCATAGGTGTCGGCGTAGCACATGGGGCCGCCGCGCCACAGCGGGAAGCCGTAGCCGGTGAGGTAGACCATGTCCACGTCGGAGGCGCGCTGGGCGATGCCCTCTTCCAGCAGATGGGCGGCCTCGTTGACCAGGGCGAAGACCAGGCGGTGGACGATTTCCTCGTCCGTGATCTGGCGCGGCGTGATGCCCAGCGCCGCGCGGTGCATCTCCAGCATCTGCTCCACGGCCTTGGACGGGATGGCGTCGCGCTTGCCTTCGCGGTAGTCGTACCAGCCGCCCTGGGTCTTCTGGCCGAAGCGGCCCATCTCGCACAAGAGGTCGGCGCTCTTGGAGTAGCGCAGATTGGGCTTCTCCTGGTAGCGGCGCTTGCGGATCGCCCAGCCTATGTCGTTGCCGGCCAGGTCGCCCATGCGGAACGGGCCCATGGCGAAGCCGAACTTCTCGGCCGCCTTGTCCACCTGTTGCGGCGAGCAGCCTTCGTCCAGCAGGAAGCCGGCCTGGCGGCTGTACTGCTCGATCATGCGGTTGCCTATGAAGCCGTCGCAGACGCCCGAGACCACGGCCGTCTTGCGGATCTTCTTGGCCATCTGCATCACGGTGGCCAGCACGTCCTTGGCGGTCTTGGCGCCGCGCACCACCTCCAGCAGCTTCATCACGTTGGCCGGGCTGAAGAAGTGCAGGCCCAGCACGTCCTGCGGACGCTCGGTGAAGGCGGCGATCTTGTCCACGTCCAGCGTCGAGGTGTTGGAGGCCAGGATGGCGCCGGGCTTCATCACCTTGTCCAGCTGCTTGAACACCTTTTCCTTGACGCCCAGTTCCTCGAACACCGCCTCGATCACCAGGTCGGCATCGCCGATTTCCTCGTAGCTCAACGTGGTGCTCAGGAGCGCCATGCGCTCGTCGTACTTCTCCTGCTTGAGCTTGCCCTTCTTGACCTGGGCCTCGTAGTTCTTGCGGATGGTGGCGACGCCACGGTCCAGCGCCTCCTGCTTCATCTCCAGCACCTGCACCGGGATGCCGGCATTCAGGAAGTTCATGGTGATGCCGCCGCCCATGGTGCCGGCACCGATCACGGCCACCTTGGCGATCTTGCGCACCGGCGTGTCGTCCGGCACGTCGCCGATCTTGCTGGTGGCGCGCTCGGCGAAGAAGGCATGGCGCAGGGCCTTGGACTCGGGCGTCATCATCAGAGCCACGAAGCCTTCGCGCTCGGCCTTGAGGCCTTCGTCGAACTTCATGTTGACCGACGCGGCCACGGCCTCCAGGCAGCGCAGCGGTGCCGGGAAGTTCTTGCTCATGCCGCCGACCATGTTGCGGGCGAACTGGAAGAAGGCCTCGCCATTGGCGACGCGGGCCTTGAGGTCGCGCACCTTGGGCAGCGGGCGGGCATCGGCCATCTCGCTGGCATAGGCCACGGCGCCGTCTATCAGGTCGCCTTCGATCATGCGGTTGAACAGGATCTGGCCCGGCACCATGGCCAGCAGCTCGCTGTTGACCGGCTCGCCGCTGACAATCATGTTCAGCGCCGGCTCCACGCCCAGCGCACGCGGCAGGCGCTGCGTACCGCCGGCACCGGGCAAGAGGCCCAGCTTCACTTCCGGCAGCGCGATCTTGGCGCCCGGCGCGGCCACGCGGTAGTGGCAGCCCAGGGCCAGCTCCAGGCCACCGCCCATGCAGACGGTGTGGATCGCGGCCACGATGGGCTTGCTGCAGTTCTCGGCCACGCTGATCAGGCTGTGCAGATTGGGTTCGGCCAGCGCCTTGGGCGTGCCGAATTCCTTGATGTCGGCGCCGCCCGAGAAGGCCTTGCCGGCGCCGGTGATGACGATGGCCCTGATCCTGTCGTCGGCCTCGGCCTGCTGGATGCCCTCGGCCGCGGCCTTGCGGGTGGCATGGCCCAGGCCGTTGACCGGCGGGTTGGACAGGGTGATCAGCGCGACGGCGCCGCGGACTTCATAGGTGGCTGTCATGGGGCATGCCCTTCCTTGCAAGCGATTCGAGAAGCGGGGCGAGCGCGGCGCCGGCGGGGGCGGCGGCTCGAATAGAACGGTCGTTCGATTCTAGGCAGCTAGGCGGCGGCGGCGTTGTCGCTGCCGAGACAATGGATCGGCGGGAATCCACCGAGGCCGCGCCGCCCGGGGCCGCCCTCAACGGCAGACACAATCCTGCCCGATGACGAACCGCTCTTCCATGCGCTGGCTGCAACAAGGCGTGACCGCCGCCCTGCTGGCGTTCTGTGCCGCGGCCCAGGCGAATCCGCAGGCCAAGGCCCTGCTGGCCGAGGCCGAGGCGATACGCGACAAGAACACGCTCGCCGCATGGGCCCTGGTCCAGCGAGCCCTGCCCCTGCTGCAGTCACCGTCGGATGCCAAGCTGCGCGGCGATGCCCTGGTCCTGCGCTGCTGGATGGCCCAGACCTCCGAGCCCCGGCAGGCCCTGCCCTCGATGGCCGAAGACCTGGCCTGGCTGGGTCGCCAGGCCGGACTGGCGGCGCTGCGCGTCGAGCTGCGCCTGTGCGAAGGCTACGGCCATGAGCGGGCCCAGCGACCCCACGAAGCCATGGCCGCCTATGAAGAAGCGGTCGCCGAAAGCCAGCGCCTGGGCGACAAGGCCCTGCTGGCAGATGCCCTGGTCCTGCGTGGCGAATGGCGTTACGGCGAGGGCGAATACGTGCTGGCCCTGGCCGACCTCAAGCGCTCCTACGACCTGAACCGGGAGCTCAAGCGGGCCGACAAGCTGAGCTACGCACTCAATGCCATCGCCAATCTCTATGCCGATGCCAATGTGGGCGAATACGCCAAGGCACTGGACTACTACCTGCAATTGCAGAAGGAGCACCAGCTCAACGGCCGGCCGCAGGAACTCTCGACCAACCACTTCAACATCGCCAGCACCTACGAGCGGCTGCGCGACTGGAATGCAGCGCTGGAGCATTTCCGGCTGTCCGCCGAGATGGACCGCAAGCGCCAGCAACCGCTGGAGGCCGCCTATGCGCAGCGCTCCATAGGCATCGTGCTCGGCAAGCAGGGTCGGGCGGCTGAAGCGCTGAAGGTGCTGCAGCAGGCGCTGGCCGAATTCGAGGCGGCCAGCGACGCGGACCGGGCAGCGCAGACGCGGCTGTCGCGCGCCGTCGTGCTGCGCCAGCTCGGCCGCGCCCGCGAGGCCCTGGCGGACCTGAACAGCGTGCGCGGCCATTTCGAGCAGGAGGGCAACGAGCGCTTCCTGGAGAAGATCGCCGACGAACGCGCCCAGGCCCTGGCCAGTGTCGGCGACCTGCAAGCCGCGCTGCAGGCCCGCGAGCAGCAGCTGGCGCTGGTGCGCAGCCTGACCGACAAGGCCAAGGCCCTGCAGACCTCGCGGCTGCGGGTGCAGTTCGACACCGAACGCAAGGAACAGGAGAACCGCGAGCTCAGCGCCGAAAACGCCGCACGCGCCCAGGCCCTGCTGGATGCCGACCAGATCCTGCGCTGGCAGGCGGCCGCGATCGCGCTGGGTGCCACGGCCTTGCTGGCCCTGATGCTGCTCGGCTGGCGGCAGCGCCGGCATGCGCGGCGGATGCGCGACCTGGCGATGACCGATGAACTGACCCGGCTGCCCAACCGTCGCCACCTGCTGATGCTGGCCGAGGCGCAGATCGCCGCCGCCCGCGCCGGGGCCGGCGAGCTGAGCCTGCTGACGCTGGACATCGACCACTTCAAGCGCGTCAACGACAGCTTCGGCCACGAGGCCGGCGACCGGGTGCTGCAACGGGTGTCGGCCGCCTGCCAGGCAGTCCTGCGCCGCAGCGATTCGCTGGGCCGCACCGGCGGCGAGGAGTTTGTCGCCCTGCTGCCGGGCATCGGCGTCAGTGCCGCACTGGAGATCGCTGAGCGGATGCGCGAGGCCGCCGCGCGCACGCCGCTGGATGACATCGCCCCGGGCCTTCAGGCCACGGTCAGCGTCGGCCTCAGCCAGCTGCGGCCGCAAGAGCGCGAGATCGGCGCCCTGCTCAGGCGGGCCGATGCGGCGCTCTACCGCGCCAAGGCAGCGGGTCGCAACCGGGTGGAGACGTTTGCCGAAGAGACGGACTTGGGCTGATCAGCCCTTGTGGGGCCTCAGAACCAGGGTGTCGGCGAAGCCATCGGACCCGGCCGGCGGTGGCGCCGCGCCCTGGGCGAGCGGCAGAAAAGGATCGAATGCCGCCGGCTCGGTCGGCGCAGCGGCGGGGGCATGGGCCGGCTTCAGCGCGGCCTTTGACGCATGCTTGAGCTCGCCCAGTTCCTTCTGCAAGGCCTCGACCTGCTTGCGGGCCTGGGTGACCTGCTGGCCGGCGAACTGGCGCGCCTTCTCGACCTTGTCGACCCGCGCCGCCGCCGCCTTGAGCTGCCGGCCGCACCACCAGAACAGGCCACCGCCGACGAGGACGCCCCCCGCCAGGAAGCCCAGCACGGCGATCAACCACTGATTGGCGTCCATGTACTACCCCAGCTGTTGCAGCTACGAGCAAATGTAGCGCCGCAGCCCGCCGCTGCCATCCATCGGAATGGCAAGGAAGTCACGCCTGGTGGGGAGCTGCTGTCCGGGGGATGGGGGACAGATGAGGCCTAGCCAGCCTGCGCGAGACGCAGTTCTGGCCTTCGGTAGGCGTCGGACCTGCCGCAGGGCAGGTCCTCGGTCCGATCTCAGACCTCCAGCCATTCCTTGCGGATATAGGCATTGCCGCGCAGATCCGCCGGCGTGCCTTCGAACACGATGCGGCCATGGCCCATCACATAGCAGCGCTCGGAAATCTCCAGCGCGATGGCCAGCTTCTGCTCGACCAGCAGCACGGCGATGCCACGCCGCTTGAGCTCCTTCAGGTACTCGGCCACCAGCTCGACGATCTTGGGCGCCAGGCCCTCGGTGGGCTCGTCGATCATGATCAGGTCCGGGTCGCCCATCAGCGTGCGGCACAGGGTCAGCATCTGTTGCTCGCCGCCGGAGAGCACGCCGGCCTCGGTGTGCTGGCGCTCCTTGAGCCGCGGGAACATGCTGTACATGTCGTCGAAGCCCCAGCGCGGGTTCCTGGCCCCGCTCTTCTGCCCCAGCAACAGGTTCTGGTGCACCGTCAGCTTGGGGAAGATGTCGCGGTTCTCGGGCACATAGCCGATGCCGGCATGGGCCACGCGGTAGCCCTTCTCGCCCAGCAGCTCGCGCTCGCCGAACTTGATCGAGCCATGGCCATCGACCTGGCCCATGATGGTCTTGACCGTGGTCGAGCGGCCCGAGCCATTGCGGCCCAGCAGGGCCACGATCTCGCCGGCCTTGACCTCCATGCTCACGCCATGCAGCACATGGCTCTTGCCGTAGAAGGCGTGGACGTTGTCCAGCTTGAGGTTGCGTGAGTCGCTCATGCGTGGGCTCCGGCCGCCTGTTGTTCTGCAAGGACCGAGCCCAGATAGGCCTCCTGCACCCTCGCATTGGCCCGCACCGCTTCCGGCGTGTCGAAGGCGATCACCTCGCCGTAGACCAGCACCGCAATCTTGTCCGCCAGGCCGAAGACCACGCCCATGTCGTGCTCCACGGTCAGCAGGGTCTTGCCCTCGGTGACCTCGCGGATCAGCTGGATGAAGCGCTTGGTCTCGCTCTTGCTCATGCCGGCCGTGGGTTCGTCGAGCAGGATCACGTTGGAGCCGCCGGCGATGGTGATGCCGATCTCCAGCGCCCGCGCCTCGGCATAGGTGAGGTTCATGGCCAGCACGTCGCGGCGCTTGTCGAGCTTGATCATCTCCAACACCTGGTCGGCGCGGTCATTGGCATCGTCCAGGTCGGCCAGGAATTTCCAGAACGCGTAGCGGTAGCCCATGCTCCAGAGCACGGCGCAGCGGATGTTCTCGAACACCGACAGCCGGGTGAACAGGTTGGAGACCTGGAAGCTGCGCGACAGGCCGCGGCGGTTGATCTCGTAGGGCTTGCGGCCGTCAATGCGCTCGCCGTTCAGGCGGATCTCGCCGCTGGAGACGCCGAAGCGGCCGCTGATCAGGTTGAACAGCGTGCTCTTGCCGGCGCCGTTGGGGCCGATGATGGCGACGCGCTCGCCGGGCAACACCCGCAGCTGGGCGCCGCGGATGATCTCGCTCTTGCCGAAGCTCTTGCGGACGTCGAGCAGTTCCAAGGCAAATTCACTGGCGGCCATCACAGGCTCTCCCGACGCTTGATTTCTTTTTCGATCTCTTCCTGGGTCTCGTCCCATTCGCGCTTGTACTGGCGCCGCGCCAGCTCGAACAGCACGATGCCCACCACCAGCACGAAAGCCGAGCCGAACCAGGCATCCAGCCGTGAGGAATCGAGCGTGGCCCCCATGAAGCGCAGCTCCGGACCCATGGCCTCGTTGAGCTGGCGGTGGTAGAGCATCTCGACCATGGCGCCGCCGCCGACCAGCATGGTCAGGGCCGTGCCGGCCAGGGCCAGGTAGGAGGTCCAGAGCTTGGACAGCTTGCCGAAGGCCGCGACCCGCAGGTTCATCATGATCAGGCTCGCCACGCCGCCCGGCGCGTACATCACCATGAACAGGAATACGAGGCCCAGGTAGAGCAGCCAGGCCTTGGTCAGCTCGGACAGCAGCACCAGGGCCACGACCATCAGCACCGCGCCAATGACCGGGCCGAAGAAGAAGGTCGCGCCACCGAGGAAGGTGAACAGCAGGAAGGCGCCCGAGCGCGCCGCACCGACCACCTCGGCCGTGACGATCTCGGTGTTGATCGCGCCCAGGCCACCGGCCACGCCGGCGAAGAAGCCCGAGATCATGAAAACCAGGTAGCGCACCCACTGGGTGTCGTAGCCGACGAACTCGACCCGCTCCGGGTTGTCGCGCACCGCATTGAGCATGCGGCCCAGCGGCGTGCGGGTCAGGGCGAACATCGCGGCCGTGCAGAAGAAGCAGTAGATGGCGACCAGGTAGTAGACCTGGATCTGAGGACCGAACGAGATGCCCATCACCGGCTTGCCGATCACGCGGTTGCTGGAGACGCCGCCCTCGCCGCCGAAGAACTCCGGCAGCATCAGGAACATCGAGGCGATCAGCTCACCCAGGCCCAGCGTGATCATCGCGAACGGCGTGCCGGCCTTCTTGGTCGACACATA
This region includes:
- a CDS encoding ABC transporter ATP-binding protein → MSDSRNLKLDNVHAFYGKSHVLHGVSMEVKAGEIVALLGRNGSGRSTTVKTIMGQVDGHGSIKFGERELLGEKGYRVAHAGIGYVPENRDIFPKLTVHQNLLLGQKSGARNPRWGFDDMYSMFPRLKERQHTEAGVLSGGEQQMLTLCRTLMGDPDLIMIDEPTEGLAPKIVELVAEYLKELKRRGIAVLLVEQKLAIALEISERCYVMGHGRIVFEGTPADLRGNAYIRKEWLEV
- a CDS encoding ABC transporter ATP-binding protein codes for the protein MAASEFALELLDVRKSFGKSEIIRGAQLRVLPGERVAIIGPNGAGKSTLFNLISGRFGVSSGEIRLNGERIDGRKPYEINRRGLSRSFQVSNLFTRLSVFENIRCAVLWSMGYRYAFWKFLADLDDANDRADQVLEMIKLDKRRDVLAMNLTYAEARALEIGITIAGGSNVILLDEPTAGMSKSETKRFIQLIREVTEGKTLLTVEHDMGVVFGLADKIAVLVYGEVIAFDTPEAVRANARVQEAYLGSVLAEQQAAGAHA
- a CDS encoding 3-hydroxyacyl-CoA dehydrogenase NAD-binding domain-containing protein, giving the protein MTATYEVRGAVALITLSNPPVNGLGHATRKAAAEGIQQAEADDRIRAIVITGAGKAFSGGADIKEFGTPKALAEPNLHSLISVAENCSKPIVAAIHTVCMGGGLELALGCHYRVAAPGAKIALPEVKLGLLPGAGGTQRLPRALGVEPALNMIVSGEPVNSELLAMVPGQILFNRMIEGDLIDGAVAYASEMADARPLPKVRDLKARVANGEAFFQFARNMVGGMSKNFPAPLRCLEAVAASVNMKFDEGLKAEREGFVALMMTPESKALRHAFFAERATSKIGDVPDDTPVRKIAKVAVIGAGTMGGGITMNFLNAGIPVQVLEMKQEALDRGVATIRKNYEAQVKKGKLKQEKYDERMALLSTTLSYEEIGDADLVIEAVFEELGVKEKVFKQLDKVMKPGAILASNTSTLDVDKIAAFTERPQDVLGLHFFSPANVMKLLEVVRGAKTAKDVLATVMQMAKKIRKTAVVSGVCDGFIGNRMIEQYSRQAGFLLDEGCSPQQVDKAAEKFGFAMGPFRMGDLAGNDIGWAIRKRRYQEKPNLRYSKSADLLCEMGRFGQKTQGGWYDYREGKRDAIPSKAVEQMLEMHRAALGITPRQITDEEIVHRLVFALVNEAAHLLEEGIAQRASDVDMVYLTGYGFPLWRGGPMCYADTYGLYNVVQTMKRFARNPHDDANFWQPAPLLARLVEQGKSFTE
- a CDS encoding diguanylate cyclase; the encoded protein is MTNRSSMRWLQQGVTAALLAFCAAAQANPQAKALLAEAEAIRDKNTLAAWALVQRALPLLQSPSDAKLRGDALVLRCWMAQTSEPRQALPSMAEDLAWLGRQAGLAALRVELRLCEGYGHERAQRPHEAMAAYEEAVAESQRLGDKALLADALVLRGEWRYGEGEYVLALADLKRSYDLNRELKRADKLSYALNAIANLYADANVGEYAKALDYYLQLQKEHQLNGRPQELSTNHFNIASTYERLRDWNAALEHFRLSAEMDRKRQQPLEAAYAQRSIGIVLGKQGRAAEALKVLQQALAEFEAASDADRAAQTRLSRAVVLRQLGRAREALADLNSVRGHFEQEGNERFLEKIADERAQALASVGDLQAALQAREQQLALVRSLTDKAKALQTSRLRVQFDTERKEQENRELSAENAARAQALLDADQILRWQAAAIALGATALLALMLLGWRQRRHARRMRDLAMTDELTRLPNRRHLLMLAEAQIAAARAGAGELSLLTLDIDHFKRVNDSFGHEAGDRVLQRVSAACQAVLRRSDSLGRTGGEEFVALLPGIGVSAALEIAERMREAAARTPLDDIAPGLQATVSVGLSQLRPQEREIGALLRRADAALYRAKAAGRNRVETFAEETDLG
- a CDS encoding branched-chain amino acid ABC transporter permease encodes the protein MNHTRASSANFHFKPYNVGRWIVWGLFAVVLTVAPLLWTSGLAQTMLTQMGIGIIACLAYNMLLGQGGMLSFGHAIYSGFGAFLAIHALNAITRGALPIPVSLVPLVGGLSGLVLACLLGYVSTKKAGTPFAMITLGLGELIASMFLMLPEFFGGEGGVSSNRVIGKPVMGISFGPQIQVYYLVAIYCFFCTAAMFALTRTPLGRMLNAVRDNPERVEFVGYDTQWVRYLVFMISGFFAGVAGGLGAINTEIVTAEVVGAARSGAFLLFTFLGGATFFFGPVIGAVLMVVALVLLSELTKAWLLYLGLVFLFMVMYAPGGVASLIMMNLRVAAFGKLSKLWTSYLALAGTALTMLVGGGAMVEMLYHRQLNEAMGPELRFMGATLDSSRLDAWFGSAFVLVVGIVLFELARRQYKREWDETQEEIEKEIKRRESL